GCAGCCACATTCCTCACGACGCCTGTGAATCCTTCCAATATTCATCGCCATGCCGAGTTTTCAGGAGGCGGCCTTGCTTCGATTAACGTCGAATCTTTTTCTTCTTTAGTGAATTCCACAGACGCGATGCTGATTGCACCCGCCTACACTGGATCACCCTTCATTGATAACGGCTTGGGACAATGGAACTACAATTCCACTCGATGTGCGGGAACCCTTCGCCACACAAGTCGCACAGCCGGATGTGCGGGACAAACTGCAAATGACAACTACAATTCTTCCGATCAATTCAATATCTCTGTTAACTCCGGAAACGAGGGCATTGTTCCCGGTTACATCGCAACAGAGCTTTGCTATAGTGGCAAAGGCTGGTGTAACTTTGGTTTCTATTTAAGATAAAAAAGCTGGCCCAAAATCCCTTTTCCGAGTCCCGCAGATTTTGTTTTCGTAAGATTCTTGCACATGGTCTTGAAGAGAGAAAAACGTGAGTAGTGAAAGCTCTAACGCTTCTTTACTGTTGAATTCATGGAAAAGATCATGCAAACAACAGTCGTCGTCATCACTTTGTTATTAACTCTTCAAGCCACTTGCTTTGCGGCAGACTTCCAATACGTGGTGAAGAAGGGCGTTCTTGAGCCGCCAAGAATGGGCACTATCAAACTTTTTGACAGTTCACTTCCAAGATAAAAGCTCTTGGCTTAGTTGCGATTTTGCAGGCAAGCTTCGCATGAGAAATTTGCTTGTCCTTGCCCTCTTATTGTTAAGCGCTTGTGAAGGTTCCAATTCCCGAAATATGGTTCTTTCGGCAGATAAATCGGACTCTATCGTTGGAGGCCGCGAAGTTCCCTATGCCGATCCTATCACGCAAAAAGTTCTCAATTTTAAAGTTCTTTATGATAGACACGAAGTTACAACAGAGAATGCCATTGAAATCACATGGAAAGCGTTTCAATGCACGGCTGCTGCGATTGCTCCGCGAATTGTACTGACAGCCGCCCATTGTCTTTCCGAAGTCGCAGATATCAATCGCATCGAACTTCCAACCGTAGACGGGAAAACGGAATATTTTAAAGTTATAAAAGTCGTCCCCCACCCTGACTACGCCAAAGATAAAACTTCAGATCTTGCTCTTCTGCATTTGGAGTTAGCTCTTCCAGAGCAAGTGGAAATTTTAGCTCTTCCGACAAAAGAAAATCCGTTGAATCTTACCACGATCAAAGCCGCTGGCTTTGGTCGCACATCCGGAAGAAAAGATGTTGCTGCCGATGGTGGAACTCTTCGCACTGTGGATTTGAATGTTGTAAATTTTAAACTCGATGATCAAACCTTTTACGTCGACCAAACAGCAGGTAAAGGTGTTTGCCAAGGAGACTCTGGCGGCCCGGCCATGCTGGATATCGGTGTCAGCACTTACCTTGTCGGCGTGGTTTCAAAGACCCGTTTTATCCCCGACGCTAACGGAGACGCTCCCGATATCTGTAATTACCGCGGTGAGTACGTCAACATTCAACATTATTTAGATTGGATCGTGCCTGAAATGGAGAAGCTTTCTCTAGAGTAAACACTCAGTGTTTTTGCTCGCTTGGGTGCAAAATGACTGGCACAAATTTAGCTCACATTTTCCTGATAACTTTCAATTTCGTTTTTGGAGACGTTAGAAACAGATTTGAAGAGGTTTTAGGTGAAACGGTCCGCTGTTCTCGTAACAATTTTGGGATTGTTGGGTTCATTTTGCGCCCACGCCTTGACGTCGACAAACGTTCTTCCCGAGGGAATTAACAGTCCGTCTTTCCGTTTCGGTATGATTGATGGGATTGATCAGAAGTACACTGAAAACGGAACTCTGATGAATCTCGGAGATTATAAATCTGTCATCTTCGACGCTCCTCACCTAGCAAAGTTCAATCAAGACGCCAAAAAACTCATTGAAGCTTTGAACCGTTTTGGCTCGCACAGCCTAGGAGATAATTTCAACCTGGGAGTTTTGCGTGTTGAGACGATGCCGAAAGTAAAATATTTCGCGCCGGTCTTCGCCCGTGGCGTGACTTCAAAATGGACTCTGGGAGTAGGACTTCCGATCGTCAGTTATGAAAATAAAATTTCTTTGTCTCAGCAATTTTCAAATATCGAATATTATCGCGCGCAGTTTTCAGGTCTCAGCCCTGAACTCGATGAAGCGTTAAATACAAATCTAGGACAAGCCACGAATCAAACCTTGCAACAAAAAGGTTACAAGGCTCTCACCAACCGCAGTGAATCTTTTTTGGGCGACGTGCAAGTCGCAAGCGTATACAAATTTTATGAAGACAAATCTCAAGCGATTATTTACCAAGCACAGTTGAGTATTCCGACGGGACCTCAATATGATCCAGACGACCTCGCGGCGTTAAATATTTTTGGTCGAACAAATGTGAACAACACCATTGCATATTCGAAACAGTTGACCTCACGAATTTCAGTTGTCCCTTACCTCTCTTATATTCTAAATATCCCCGATCAGATCACGGCCCGTGTTCCGACAAATGAAGATGACACACTTCCTGATGCCAACTCAAAGGAAGACGTGAAAAGACAACTCGGCAACACAACGACCTTGGGTGGAAATTTGTTTTATGAACTTAATGACAGTTGGACTTTCGGCGGCGGTTACGAATACGCCACGAAGGATGAAGATCACTTTAGCGGTTCAAAAAATTCCCGCTATGATCTTTTAGCGCTCAATACGGATATGAAAGCGCAACGGGTGAAAGCCGAAGTGTCTTATAGTTCTGTGAAGTCGTATTTTAAAAAGACCGCTTTGATTCCGATGATTGTTTCAGTGGAAGTGTCTGACGTCATTGCAGGAATAAACGTGGAAAGACAATTGGTTCAAGAACTTAATTTGATGATGTTCTTCTAGAGGGGTTGAAGAGTGAAAAGGTACATCAAAATTTTATTATCAACGACAGTTCTGGTAAGTGCCTGCGCACCTAAGGTCGAAGAACGTCGTTTCGATGCACCGACAACGTCGTTTGGCCCACGCTCTGCAGATGCCGATGTAACATCAGGTTTAAAAGCTTTTGATTCTTCCCCTGCTCAACTTTCCTGGCAGGCTTCTGTTCCGACGGCTGTTTATTTTCAACAAGCTGAAAATCTTGTAGCTCTTGGGAAACTCACACACAATGAGGCTTTAACAAACAAAGGCCTTCAGTGGGTTAAAAATTTCTATCAGCAGCCCCAAACCACCAACTATGTGGATTTAGCACAAAGTCCTTTTGCGGCTCTTGCCGCAGCACAAACGCAGGAAGAAGTACAAAAAACTTTGAATGAAGTTTCAACGGAACTTGAAAGATCCCGCAAAGTTTTAAGAGAGAGTATTTTAGCTTTGGGAAAAAGCTATTTATGGCCTCAAAAGCCCGAAAGCCTTGCGAGTGTGCTTCATCATGCCGAAATCTTCACAAGCATTGTGCTAGATAATTTAAATAACATGGACTTGCCACAAATGATTTCTAAGGGAGTTCATGATGAATTGATCGCACAGACAGCACCTCTTTTTAAGGACGTGCACGTACTTTTAGCCGAACTTGAAAAAACAAAAACGCTCACTCAGTCTTTAAACCTCGTCGAAAATGCGATTAAAAAATTTGAAGTTGAATTAACGCCTGAATTAAGTAAAAGCCTTAAACAAGGCCGTCAGATCGCGCAGGGCCTTGATGCCATTAGTGACGAACCTCAAACGGGCCTTACTGTTCTTGTCGATATTTGGAGAATTTTAACTCCGGAGGAGCAGGCGCTTTATTTTAAACCCGTGAACGATGACCTCTATGATTTCTTAACAAAACAAGACGCCAAAGAATTAGACTGCCTTCGCCGCGATGGTTGCTCTGGCGGGATCTTTAAGGGCATTGCCAAGAAACTCTTCATTCTTCCTAAAATTAAAAAATACGGTTTAGATCAACTGCAAGCGCAGATGAATGAAAAGACGCGCGGTTACGTGATTGAACAAATCCAAGCCTTTGCACAAACTTTTGTCGCACAGATCCCACAGACATTTGCCGATAAGATCGACGCGGGACTTGTCAGCAAAGCTGGTGAGCTTCTTTCTGTTCAAAAAAACTACGCAGACTATATCAAAACGCTTCTGGCTAAGTGGGGGCAAAAAGTTTTGCCAACCTTTAAAGGCCAAGTTTCTGGTTTTGAAGTTTCCAATGTCAAAGTAGATATCTCTGCAAAAAATAAAATGTCTTTGCAAGGCGTAGGCACTCTCTCCGATCTGAAAGCGAATACGGCCGGAACCTCGATGATGGCCAATACTCTCTTGCTTGAGCATAGCTCCCCGGCGGAAGCGTTGAGCTTGCAGTCAGCCCTTTCTCAAGTGAATAAATTAATCAGTATTGGCGGGTATCGTGACGATCAAAATAAGTTGATTCCGGCGTTGCTGTCTCCCGTTGAACATGAAAAGAAGCCTTTGGACTTAATGAACCTCACGGCATCTTTGATTTCCTACCGCATTCCCGACAAGATTCGTATGCAAGATGCCTTTCATGCAGATGAAAAAATGGTTTACGAAAAGAACTTCTCTGCCGCTGCTTATGCAGAACAAATCAAGGGCCTTAGCCACATGCTTCGCCTGACCGCCGACTGGAAAGAGACCAACTTTGATCACATCCTTGGAAAAATCAAAGCTCAGGAATTAACGGAAGAAATTCAATCGGAAGCTCTAAATCGCTCTTTATTCCCAAAAGACATGCTCTTTGCTTTAAACATCGGTGACGTGGCGGTTCTTCTTCAAGACATCACGAAAAAGGCGACACCGGTTTTTTTACTCACTTTAAACAATAACGTCTTGTGGGCCGATCAATACTCAACAAGCACTGAAACGGCGGTCATGGCCGGCATCGTAGATATTAAGGATGGTCGCAAGTCGAATGTCGTTCAGGCTCAAGATGTCGCAAGATTTTTGTTAGCCCTCGCGGATTTCCTCAACGCTACAGAAGGTGTTGAAAATACGAAGTCTTCCATTTTGTTAGAAAAAGATGCGCAAGGGCAGGCTCCTCTGGATGCACTTCTTGAAGGACGTCGTGATTTGAAACTGCTGGTTGTGGCACTGGCTAATTTTATTTCCAACCAACTGATGACGAAAAAGTCTTTGTTGCAGGCGCATTATTATTTGAACGAGAAAGAGCGCTCGAACAATCCGGAGTTCTTAGTGGAAGAACAGATTTACGGAATCCGCGCCCTCCTAAAAGCCTGGGAGATCACAAAACTAGACGCTTATCTTTGGTCCGCTCAAGAAATTTACTTTGCGATGAATAAAGAGCTTTATAACTCGAAAGAACGTTTTTATATCAACGGCGACGGTTCAAAGCTCGACTTCCCTCAAAAGGTGAATGCGCTTTTAGCTCTTATGGAGTTGAAACCCCACCTTCCGAAGCCGAGTCAAGTTCAACTTGAGAAGATTTCAACTCCCTGGTTGAAAGCATTAGAAGACCTACAATAAAAAAAGGAGAAGTCTTCTTAGTCGTTGTCGCCTTCCGGAGCGATTTTTTGGATCATCTCACGAAAACTGTTTTGATCTGAGTTCGGAACTTCGCGGCGGTCCAAGGTGAACTTGATATATTTTACAAAGTTTCTCTCAAATTTCTGATTGATGGTGTCGCGAATGTGGTTCCCCATAAAGCTCATTTGCTGCATCCAGGTGGAGTTGCGCACCCAAACGTACAAGGTCCCTCTTTGAAAGCCCACAGGTTCGGCGTTTTTGGCAATTGTAGGACCCACAACCTCTTCCCATTTTGCCCATAATTTCCAGCGCATAAACTGCTCGGACAATGGCGACTTGCCATTTTCGAAAAGACTCTGTAGTACTTCCGAGCCGATAGATAATTTGCCTTTGGGTTTCTGATTGGAATCCATTAAGAAAAGGTCTACCACAAAGATGACAAATTTCACTCAAAATCAAAAAATTACAGTCGTTGGCGCGGGGCTCGCGGGCTCGGAATGCGCTTTACAACTTGCTGACATGGGTTATCAGGTCGTCCTTTACGAAATGCGCGACAAAACTATGACCCCAGCGCATAAGACAAATAAATTTGCAGAGTTGGTGTGTTCAAATTCTTTTGGCAGCTTGGGCGAACATTCAGCTCCAGGACAGCTTAAGTGGGAAGCGCAAAAACTGGGTTCGCATATCCTTAAGGCTGCTTTTGAAGCGCAAGTTCCTGCGGGACAAGCTTTGGGTATGGACCGCGAGGTTTTCTCTGCGGTCATGACAGAGAAAGTTAAAAATCATCCGCGCATTGAAGTTCGTAACGACGTTGTTAAATCTTTGGATGAAATTCCTCGTCCGGCTGTGATCGCAACAGGTCCTTTGACTCACGACGATTTAGCAGAAAGCATGCGCAAACACTTTGGCGACGAGTTTTTGTATTTCTTTGATGCCATTGCACCGATCATTGATGCGGATTCTATCAATACAGAAATTGCGTGGAAGGCCGATCGCTATGACAAGGGCACGGGTGATTACTACAACTGCCCGATGAACAAAGAAGAATACAATCGCTTCATCGAAGAAATTAAAAACGCACGCAAGATCGAACCCAAAGATTTCGAAAAGACGGATTTCTTTGAAGGCTGCATGCCGATTGAAGTGATGGTGGATCGCGGACCTCAGACATTGCGTTTTGGTCCGATGAAGCCGATTGGTTTGGATGATCCTCGCACGGGCCGTTATCCTTGGGCCGTCGTGCAACTTCGCCAAGACAACAAAGAAGGCACGGCTTACAATATGGTGGGCTTTCAAACACGCATGGCTTACGGTGAACAAGTGCGTGTCTTCCGTATGATCCCGGGTCTTGAGAACGCTGAGTTTTTGAAACTAGGAAGCATTCACCGAAATCTTTTTATCAATTCTCCCAAGAGATTGAATAAAGATCTTTCAAGCAAAAATGATCCTTGGTTGTTCTTCGCAGGACAAATCACAGGCGTGGAAGGATATTTTGAATCTACTTGCACGGGTTTGATGGTCTCTCGCTTCTTACATCAGAAATTGCAAGACCGTCCGTTCTCGCCGCCTCCGCGCGCAAGTGCCTTTGGATCCCTGCTTGAAGCGATCACAGATCCGACAAGAGCTGAACACTTCCAACCAACGAATATCAACTTTGCCCTTCTTCCTCCCCTTGCGGAAAAAGAAAGAGACAAAGAGCTTCGCAAGAAAAAACAAATTGGTTTAGCCAGAGAAGCGCTTGAAAGTTGGCAAGCATAAAAAAAGCCCGGGTCTTCCGGGCTTTTCTTTAACGAATCGACATCAAAAATTCAGATGTCTTTTTAATCCACGGCAAATAAGCGTCCACGCGAGAGTAAATGGAATTGTTAGGACATTTTGCCGTAATCACTAAATCTAATGCGTCTCCGCGACTGGCAACGGCTGCCAAATACAACTTCCCATCTTTCTGAATGTAAGCAGGCCCGCCCGAATCGCCTTGGCAAACACCCTTGCGAGTTGATTGCGCCATCATCAGTTCCGTTTTTCCAAACTGAGCCTCTTTGACATTCAAATTGGTGGTGCGAAGAACGCCGGCTTTATTTCCAAGCCATGCGGAGCTTAAACCGTATCCTGCAACGACTGCCTCTGTACCCACTTGAAGATTTTTAAAGTCACCATACAGAGGAGCCGGAGCATAACCCGCAGGCAAGTCACCCGTGATTCGAACTAACGCGATATCAGCTCTGTCTTGTTTTTTGCTATTGTCGAAGTCTTCGTGTTGCAAAGCTTTGAGCGCATAACGAGAATTATAGGCATTGATCTCTTTCATATCTTGAGTGAAAAACACCAAAAGCTCGTGAGAGCCCGGAACCACACAATGAGCCGCCGTTAGAATCAACTGCGAAGAAATCAAAGTGCCCGTGCAAAGCGATCCGGTCATCTCATCAAGAAGACCCACTGTCGAGCGCGCAATTGGAGAAACCATGTTCACCTTTTCACCGCCCACAACACCGCTTTGCGAATCTTCCGAAAAAATTTCCGAAGAGTTTTGTCCTGCACACGCCGACATCATCGTCGCCGCCATCAAAGCCATCGTGAGTTTTTTGACCATAGATCACCTCTAAAGAGTGACCTAGTTTTAACAGTTTTTCAGAGGGAAAGGTGGAAAAAGATAGAAAGTGACAGACTTTGTTTCTGTCGAAAACTTCGTCACCATCAGAGAGAATTATTGCGTTTTAGAAGAAGATTTTCAGAAGGAGAAGCGTTTCTTTCATTCAAAGAAACACTTCCATCAAAAGACTAAGCAAGATCTGCTTCGCGTTTCAATTTCCAATCGAGTGTCGGCATGTCCACTTCAGGTTTAAAATGCTGACGGCAACGAGCTTCATAAGCATCGTGAGTTCCGACCAGAACTTGGCCGTCTCCACCAGAAGTACGTTGAGTGCGACTTGCCGTATTTCCACAAACAACACAAACGGCGTGTTGCTTTGTCACGCTTTCTGCAATCGCCATCAATGTCGGCATAGGTTCGAAAGGTTTTCCCTGCCAGTCTGTATCAAGGCCTGCGATGATCACGCGAAGACCACGGTCCGCAAGGTCTTGAGCTACCTTCACAAGATTTTGCGAGAAGAATTGTCCTTCATCGATACCTACCACTTTGGTGCCGGGCTTAAGGTGATTCCAGATTTCATCTGCATCGTTGATCGGTAAAGAATCAATCGTAGTCAGATCGTGAGACGTCACAGCCATTTCGTTGTAGCGTTTATCGATGATCGGTTTAAAAACTTGAATTTGCTGACGCGCGAACTCCGCGCGACGCAAACGACGGATCAATTCTTCGGTTTTTCCACTGAACATGGAACCTACAACCACTTCGATCCAACCTCTGGCGTGAACATAAGAAAACTCAGACACGGTAACCCCTCAGTTCGTTGTCTTCATCGAAATCACGATCAAACAAACCACCGGGAGAGTCAATCAGGGACGCATTAAGGCATGAGGTTTGAGCTTTCGTTTTGATAACGATTCTGAATTTTAAGCCAAATGTTTGAGTGCGGACCCGTAATACCATCAGGTCCGCTAGCTCCGTTGGGATAACGGCGATCATTTTGGCCGCCAGGTAAAAACTTTTGCAACTCTTGGGAAGAGGCCGAGTTTCCACCCACGCGTTGGGCGCCATTCGCATTGGCCATAGCATTAGAGCCCGAGCCATTTCCGTAGGCACCGTAACTGCCACCTCCACCACCTCCGTAGAAGCCACCAAGAACACCGTGATCATTGCCATCTCCGGCATTCGCGACACCACGACCGGAAGCCGAGCCCCCACCACCGCTTCCACCCGCAGAACCTCCCAGAGCTTCGCCGCCTTGACGGCCTTCCGCGACAGTTCCCGGTCCACTTGAGTTCAGTTTTCCTTGCGTGACCGAAGGAGTACCAAACATGTCTCCGCCACCGCCGGAAGCTTGTGAAGCCGCACGGCCCGAAGGATCTGTGCTTGCAGCTATGGATTCTCCTCCGGCTTTTTGTTCAGCTAAAGTGCACGTGCGAGCGTTTGGATCCTTCTGACAGATGCACACACGATTTTCAGCCGCCGCTGTTGGATCAGAGCAATCAACGGGATTGGCGCGACTGCAACCTGGATAAGACGGAGTGGCTTTACAAAATTCAGGAGCATTGGCAGCAAGACCACCGTAAGTATCTTCACGACATCCCGCTGAAACGGTCAGAGCATTACCGTATTCTTTAATCGCTTTTTCTGCCTCAGTAATTTTTGTATCGAGTGCTTCACACTTTGTTCTATTTCCAGAAACATTGTTTTGATACTGCGACATCGCTTCTGAAACTTGTTGCGATGTTAAATGCGGGAAGCACGTCGAAGATCTTTCAGAAATGAACGTGTTCACTTTCGCACAGCTATCAAAACAAGAATTCTGAGCTGCTTTACATCTTGATCGATAAGCCGCCACTGTTGCATTCGCGGCCTGACTGACTTTCGCCATTTCTGTGCAAGACTGCGTGATACTTGCGGCGGCTGTCGCTCCCAAGCGAATTGCTAAATCATTTGTCGAATTTGAGAAAGACGTGAGATCAGAATCATTTTCGCTATCACAGTTTGAAACTGCGATCTGACTTTCGGCTTCGCACTTTTGATACGCTTCTGCAAACTCCGCTTGGCACGCGCGAGACTCTGGTGTGTTGGGATCTTCTTGCGGCGTTGGCGTCGTGTCGTCCACGGTGGGAGTTGTGCTCGCCGTTGTCATCGTTGGTGTCGGAGTCGCGGAAGGGCGAGTTCTTGTCGAAGCCGTCGAAGTTCCCGCACCATTCATACAGGCATCAAACGCTTTGGTTCCAATAATCAAACCTTGCGCCTGGCATTTTTTAAACTGTGGATTGTCGGGGTGATAACGCTGAGTCATGCTTCCGTCACTGCGCTCAAGAACACCCCCGGTGGTCTTTAAGCAGGTTTCGTACTCCTGACCGCATTGGGTTTTGTCTTTACTCTTTTTCAGGCAGGCGTTCAAACTGGGTTCGCAATACTTCACCCCGACAAACGGAGCGGTATGGGCTTCCAACGAAAGGCCGATAGCAAAGGCTAACGAGACAATAGCAAGCCACGATTTCATAAGACCATTCCCCTGAAAAATAGACGAACTGCTATTTACTTTTCGGAATCTTTGCTCCTAAACATGATCTTTTTTAGGGTCTGCGTCAGATTT
This region of Bdellovibrio sp. BCCA genomic DNA includes:
- a CDS encoding DUF721 domain-containing protein, with translation MDSNQKPKGKLSIGSEVLQSLFENGKSPLSEQFMRWKLWAKWEEVVGPTIAKNAEPVGFQRGTLYVWVRNSTWMQQMSFMGNHIRDTINQKFERNFVKYIKFTLDRREVPNSDQNSFREMIQKIAPEGDND
- a CDS encoding S1 family peptidase, encoding MRNLLVLALLLLSACEGSNSRNMVLSADKSDSIVGGREVPYADPITQKVLNFKVLYDRHEVTTENAIEITWKAFQCTAAAIAPRIVLTAAHCLSEVADINRIELPTVDGKTEYFKVIKVVPHPDYAKDKTSDLALLHLELALPEQVEILALPTKENPLNLTTIKAAGFGRTSGRKDVAADGGTLRTVDLNVVNFKLDDQTFYVDQTAGKGVCQGDSGGPAMLDIGVSTYLVGVVSKTRFIPDANGDAPDICNYRGEYVNIQHYLDWIVPEMEKLSLE
- a CDS encoding S1 family peptidase; protein product: MVKKLTMALMAATMMSACAGQNSSEIFSEDSQSGVVGGEKVNMVSPIARSTVGLLDEMTGSLCTGTLISSQLILTAAHCVVPGSHELLVFFTQDMKEINAYNSRYALKALQHEDFDNSKKQDRADIALVRITGDLPAGYAPAPLYGDFKNLQVGTEAVVAGYGLSSAWLGNKAGVLRTTNLNVKEAQFGKTELMMAQSTRKGVCQGDSGGPAYIQKDGKLYLAAVASRGDALDLVITAKCPNNSIYSRVDAYLPWIKKTSEFLMSIR
- the trmFO gene encoding methylenetetrahydrofolate--tRNA-(uracil(54)-C(5))-methyltransferase (FADH(2)-oxidizing) TrmFO yields the protein MTNFTQNQKITVVGAGLAGSECALQLADMGYQVVLYEMRDKTMTPAHKTNKFAELVCSNSFGSLGEHSAPGQLKWEAQKLGSHILKAAFEAQVPAGQALGMDREVFSAVMTEKVKNHPRIEVRNDVVKSLDEIPRPAVIATGPLTHDDLAESMRKHFGDEFLYFFDAIAPIIDADSINTEIAWKADRYDKGTGDYYNCPMNKEEYNRFIEEIKNARKIEPKDFEKTDFFEGCMPIEVMVDRGPQTLRFGPMKPIGLDDPRTGRYPWAVVQLRQDNKEGTAYNMVGFQTRMAYGEQVRVFRMIPGLENAEFLKLGSIHRNLFINSPKRLNKDLSSKNDPWLFFAGQITGVEGYFESTCTGLMVSRFLHQKLQDRPFSPPPRASAFGSLLEAITDPTRAEHFQPTNINFALLPPLAEKERDKELRKKKQIGLAREALESWQA
- a CDS encoding thymidine kinase, whose protein sequence is MSEFSYVHARGWIEVVVGSMFSGKTEELIRRLRRAEFARQQIQVFKPIIDKRYNEMAVTSHDLTTIDSLPINDADEIWNHLKPGTKVVGIDEGQFFSQNLVKVAQDLADRGLRVIIAGLDTDWQGKPFEPMPTLMAIAESVTKQHAVCVVCGNTASRTQRTSGGDGQVLVGTHDAYEARCRQHFKPEVDMPTLDWKLKREADLA